One window of Choristoneura fumiferana chromosome 13, NRCan_CFum_1, whole genome shotgun sequence genomic DNA carries:
- the LOC141434049 gene encoding uncharacterized protein, with protein MPVCVVKLCKNNTTRNKKDTGTTYHQFPADPVICDRWIAIVRLSREESWWKPGKRSVICSAHFDASNLYFTKGGLKKLCKGAVPQNALFLSSTLPDNISDNNTMTAEPSTSAPVDNSNNSALAAEPSTSAPVVNYNNSAVVAAEPSTSVAVDEATVLTTGNEIRPLDDFADIDYIFDTPRKVKLKKELHKQAILQLKHARIIKTLREKSRRLKKANKNLKSIIKFLKQERFIDNDKCK; from the exons atgccagtttgcgtagtgaaactgtgtaaaaataatactacaagaaataagaaggacactgggaccACGTACCATCA ATTTCCTGCTGATCCTGTTATTTGTGATCGTTGGATTGCTATAGTACGACTCAGTCGAGAAGAAAGTTGGTGGAAACCAGGAAAACGCAGTGTTATATGTTCTGCTCATTTCGATGCTAGCAACTTGTATTTTACTAAAGGTGGTTTGAAAAAATTGTGTAAGGGAGCTGTACCACAAAACGCGTTATTTTTATCATCAACACTACCAGACAACATTTCTGACAATAATACGATGACTGCAGAACCAAGCACATCAGCTCCAGTTGACAATTCTAACAATAGTGCTTTAGCTGCAGAACCAAGCACATCAGCTCCAGTTGTCAATTATAACAACAGTGCGGTGGTAGCTGCAGAACCAAGCACATCAGTTGCAGTTGACGAAGCAACCGTTCTAACTACCGGTAATGAAATTCGACCACTAGATGACTTTGCCGACATTgattatatttttgatacacCGAGAAAGGTAAAGCTTAAAAAGGAGCTTCATAAGCAAgctattttacaattaaaacatGCGAGAATAATTAAAACCTTGCGTGAAAAGTCTCGTCGTTTaaaaaaagctaataaaaacttaaaaagcaTTATCAAATTTTTAAAGCAAGAACGGTtcattgataatgataaatgtaaataa